The DNA region ACGGAACAGTCGGTTCGACCGTGTAGGTGTGGACGATCTTGCGCTCACGCACCGGGTCGCTGAGGGTGATGGTCATCTCGGCCGCCTCGCCGGGGCATCGACCGTGCATCTCGAGCGTACCGGAGAAGATCATCCGCCCTTCGTCCTCGTCGCCGTCGTGCTCGGCCACGAAGGCCTGCAATTGCGCCGGGGTCATGATCTGCGCGACGCTGCCCTGCTGCATGACCTTGCCGTCGCAGACCAGTGACAGCTCGAGACTGTCCCAGTGGTCGAGCAGCTCATCGAGAGGCCAGGCTTCAGGTGCAACGGTCTTCAGGCACATGTTTTTCGAAATGGGAGCGTTCTGCGACTCCATCACGGAATCCGTCTGATCGCTGCCGACCGTCACATAGTCGCGCCCGTCCTGACGGAAAATGACGTATTCCACCTCCGGCGCGGTGTCGGACCCGAGGACCTGCGTCTGCCGCGATTGCGACAGCAGGCCGGGAATGATCGGGAACAGCATCGGAATATGCGGCGGCGGCGGAATGCCGATGTCCTTGAGCTCCTCGATGTGGGTTTCAACGAGGTGGCGGGTCCGCCCCGTGTAACCGGCGGCCACGACGCGCCGGATGCTGGCCGCGAGCGGACCCCCGGGCGTTTCAAATGTGATGTCTACAGTCATGAGTGCACGCGCCTTCCGAGGTGATAACTGTTGTGTGGCAGAGGGTAGGAACGCCGGGCCGCCGGGAAAATCCCGCGTTGCCAATCATCATTGTGAGGAAAGCGAATGTTTGGGCCCGGGCCCATTACATTGACGGACATCTGAGTATCGTCCGGACTGCCGCTCTTGATCGGCAGCCGCGTCCCATCGAAGTTGCACCCAGAGCGAAGCTGCCATTGCTGCAAAGCTTCGCGCGAACGACATCAAAGAGGTGGTACGATGAATGTGTCCCTGAACCAGCCGCAGAGCGGCAATGACATGCCCCGTTTCGGCGGAATCGCGACGATGATGCGCCTGAAGCAGGTCGCGGACGCGTCCGGTCTCGACGCGTGTTTCGTCGGAATCCCCCTCGATCTGGGCACGAGCAACCGGAGCGGGACGCGCTACGGCCCGCGGCAGATCCGGGCTGAATCGGTCTTGCTGCGGCCCTACAACATGGCGACCCGCGCCGCGCCCTTCGACTCGCTCAAGGTTGCAGACGTGGGAGACATTCCGACGAACCCCTATAGCCTGATCAAGTCCATCGACCTGATCGAGCAAGGCATCAGCGAGATCCTGTCGCACGGATGCAAACCGCTCTCGATGGGCGGTGACCACACCATGACCTTGCCGATCCTGCGCGCGATCGCGAAGAAACACGGGCCGGTCGGGCTGATCCACGTCGATGCCCATGCCGACATCAACGACACGATGTTCGGGGAGCAGATCGCGCATGGCACGCCGTTCCGCCGCGCCGTGGAAGAGCGGCTCATCGACCCGAAGCGCACCGTGCAGATCGGTCTGCGTGGCACCGGGTATGCGGCCGACGATTTCGACTGGTCGCGTGAGCAGGGGTTCAAGGTCTACCAGGCGGATGAGCTGTGGTATCGTTCGCTGGCGCCGCTGATGGAAGAGGTCCGCGCCCATGTGGGCGACGGCCCCGTCTACATCACCTTCGACATTGACTCGCTGGATCCGGCTTTTGCTGCGGGCACCGGCACGCCGGAGATCGGGGGCCTCACGACCACGCAGGCCCTCGAGATCGTCCGTGGCTGCTGGGGCCTCGACGTGGTCGGCTGTGACCTCGTGGAGGTCTCACCGCCGTTCGACACCTCCGGCAATACGGCGCTC from Sagittula stellata E-37 includes:
- a CDS encoding DUF2848 family protein; this translates as MTVDITFETPGGPLAASIRRVVAAGYTGRTRHLVETHIEELKDIGIPPPPHIPMLFPIIPGLLSQSRQTQVLGSDTAPEVEYVIFRQDGRDYVTVGSDQTDSVMESQNAPISKNMCLKTVAPEAWPLDELLDHWDSLELSLVCDGKVMQQGSVAQIMTPAQLQAFVAEHDGDEDEGRMIFSGTLEMHGRCPGEAAEMTITLSDPVRERKIVHTYTVEPTVPFF
- the speB gene encoding agmatinase; translation: MNVSLNQPQSGNDMPRFGGIATMMRLKQVADASGLDACFVGIPLDLGTSNRSGTRYGPRQIRAESVLLRPYNMATRAAPFDSLKVADVGDIPTNPYSLIKSIDLIEQGISEILSHGCKPLSMGGDHTMTLPILRAIAKKHGPVGLIHVDAHADINDTMFGEQIAHGTPFRRAVEERLIDPKRTVQIGLRGTGYAADDFDWSREQGFKVYQADELWYRSLAPLMEEVRAHVGDGPVYITFDIDSLDPAFAAGTGTPEIGGLTTTQALEIVRGCWGLDVVGCDLVEVSPPFDTSGNTALTAANLLFELLCILPGVKRRN